The Pseudomonadota bacterium genomic sequence ATGATCAGACCTATGAATACCGGGTTAAGGTGAAAATTGAGGTGGAGGCCCGTGATGTTCGCCGGGATTTTGTCATCTGGCAGAATAACAGGATGACCGAAGTGGAAGAATATCATACCAGTGGTGTCCCCAATGATGTCCAGATCCAGAAACGTATTGCCATGCAAAAAGTCTGCAAAGTGTTGGCTGAGAATATTCATGATCGATTATTTATTGATTTCTAATGTTATCCCGGCTTGATAAAAATCTGAAGCAGGCTGCCTCACTGGGGGCTGAATTTGGTTGCTGCCTGGTCTATGGCCAGGAAGATTATCCGGTTTCCTACCTTTTCTCTTCCCTGAAGAAACTTATCCAGCAACAAGAGACCATAACCGTTGAACAGTATGATTATTCGCAGGTTTCACTGGAAGAGATCCTTTTCAACTGGGATGCTCTGTCACTATTTGCTGAAAAAAAAATTATAGTCCTTAGTCACCTGGACAGGCTGAAAAAAAATGATGCCAAACTGTTGCAGGAATGGCTGGACGCTCACCATGATACCAGCGGTCTATTCTTGTTCTTTACCGCAGTGAAGGTAGATGGCCGTTTACCGTTTGTTAAGGCGGTAAAAAAATATGGAGAAGTAATTAAAACTGATCATCTGCCGCCGGCTGAAGTGCGAAAGCTGATGGCCAGACATGGGGAAAAATATGATGTCAGCTTTGCCCCCCAGGTGATTGATACCCTGATGCATTATCATGATGGAAATCTTCAGCTTATTTTCCGTGAGGCGGAGAAGTTGGCATTGTTTGTCGGTTCTGGAGGGGTGGTTAAATCTGAGGAGCTTGAACTGCTGGGTTGTGGTACTGCAGCCGGAAATATTTTTACCCTGGTTGATGAACTCGGCGCCGGGAATGTTAAGAAATCATTACAGCTGCTTAACCGGTTGCTGCAGGATAAAACAGTGCCACTGGTTATCCTGAGTATGGTAGTCCGTCACTATCGTCTGCTGGCCCTGGCCTCTTCTCCGTCCAGCCGCGGCAAATCGGCGGGTGATTTAGCCCGAACATTAAGGGTGCCGCCCTTTGTAGTCCAGAAAATCCGCCGCCAGTTGAATAAATTTCCTTTATCCCGACTGTCTGATAGTTTCTCGCTGCTCTCTGAAGTAGATTTTCGCCTGAAATCCTCAAAAATTCCTGAACCCATTATTATGGAGGATATGGTTCTGACTTTATGCCGGGGGAATGCGCGTGATTCCTGACCTTGAAACCAGTTTTTCCCTTTTGCGGGAGCGCTCGGTACCGGTTCATATTGTCGGTCATAGCGTTGCCGTAGCCAAAATTTCCTTGATATTGGGCGAGGCTTTGAATGATATTGGCCGGCAGCAGAATATGGCATTGTTGGCGGCAGCCGGTGTATTGCATGATATTGCCAAGTTTGCAACCTTGAAAACCGGCGAAGATCATGCGCGGGTAGGTGCTGACTGGCTGGATGAAAAAGGTTTGAAACCGGTAGCATGGGTGGTCAGACACCATGTTCGTCTTCAGCTGGATTTGCTTCAGCCTGTTGATGAAAAAGAGCTGGTATTCTACGCCGATAAAAGGGTGCAGCATGAAAAAATTGTTACTCTTCTGCAGCGTTTTATCGATTTGCAGGATCGCTATGGGGAAAACGTGGCGGCATTAGGCTCTCTGGAGGCAATGAAAGAGATTACCCTGGGGCTGGAAAACAAGATTTTTACCGGGCTGTCCTGGTTGCCTGAAGAGATGGGATTACAAGTTGAATCAGTGGGAAGGGATTATCCCGGTCTGACCGGTCATTACTATCAGCAACTGGAGGAATTGTATGAAAAATATATTGACAACCATGTGGAAATATAGTAAGTAATGTCCTCTTTTTGCCATACTGGCACGGGCTTATGTTATTAATACATTTTATTTTTCTCTTGGAGCTGTCCGGTTTGGGCCGGATGATTTATCCAGATTGATAGGAAGAAGGGGTTTAGATGGAAATCAAGGTTATTGATAATGACGTTGAACGGGCGATTAAATTACTGAAAAACAAGCTGAATAAATCCGGCTTATTCCGTGAGTTGAAAAAACGGCGGCATTATGAAAAACCCAGTGTTCGTAAGAAAAAGAAACATCTGGAAGCCCTCAAACGCCTGGCCAAAAAGCGACGATATGGTATAAATTAGCATCTTTTGTAGTAGCTATGAATAAAAAACCGGCTGTCATTTTGACAACCGGTTTTTTTATTTTTGTGTGAATCCTGACTAGTGCTCATCCGGTAACGTTCATTTCTTGATGAACGCGATCAGCCGTCAGCATTCAGTAAAATATCGGAAAACAAGTGGTTAAGCTGATAGCTGAAGGCTAATAGCTAATAGCCCATCCGGGAAGATTAGTTTCCGGATGGAGACTGACTATTATGCAATGCTTGCTCAGGCATTTTTGACCCTTTGATTTTTGGAGTCGACCAAAATAACTATCGGTTTAAGCTCGGCTATTTCCCGATTATCAACCTGAACATAGGAGGCAATAATCACCATGTCGCCTTTGCGGGCTTTATGGGCGGCAGCACCATTAATACATATTTCTCCGCCGTCAGCTTCTCCCTCGATGACATAGGTTGAAAACCGTTCTCCGTTGGTGAGGTTGTAGATGTGAACCAGCTCATATGGCAGGATATCCGCTGCATCGATCAGGGTTTTATCAATAGTTATGCTACCTTCATAGCCAAGGTTGGCATCGGTAACCGTGGCCCGATGGATTTTTGATTTAAACATGGTTCGCAACATGATGTCTTGCTCCTTTCTGGCAATAATGATGGTTTCGTAAAACCCTTATCTTCTTAGTTAGACTGCAAGTTTTAAGGGTTTAAGGAACCGTAAACCTTATACCCTATACCGTATACCTTAATAATATGTTGTCAATAAGTCTGGTTTTTCCCACCCGGACAGCTAAAGCGATGACTGCCCCTTTTTCTATCTGTTCAATTTCCACCAATGTTTCCGGATCACAAACTGCCAGGTATTCAAGCCGGCAGTCTTGATCAGAATCCGCCTGAATCGTATTCCTGACGGTTTGCCTCAGGATTGATGATTGGCGCTCTCCCTGTTTAAAAGCTTCACGGGCCCGGAAAAGACCGCGGGACAGGGACAGCGCTGCCTTCCTTTGTGATGGTGAGAGGTAGACGTTCCGGGAGCTCATTGCCAGGCCGTCCGCTTCACGGACGATGGGAACCCCGATAATTTCGATGGGAAAGTTGAGATCGTTCACCATTTGCCTGATGGCGGCCAGCTGTTGATAGTCTTTTTCACCAAAAAATGCCTTGTTTGGCAACGTAAGATTGAAAAGTTTGGCTACCACCGTCGTAACACCGTTAAAATGACCGGGACGATGAGCGCCGCATAAGCCCCTGGTAATCTTCGCAACGGATACTTCTGTCTGAAATCCTGCTGGATAGATATCTGGCATCCGGGGACTGAAAATTATATCAACTCCAGCCTGTTCACAGGTTCGGCAGTCGCCTTCAAAGTCCCGGGGGTAGATATCAAGATCTTCCCGGGGGCCAAACTGCAGCGGATTGACAAAAATGGAAACAATCACGATCTCGGCAGTCGGGCGGGCTTGTTCCATCAGGGTGGCATGGCCCCGGTGCAGGTAGCCCATGGTCGGGATCAGGGCAATAGTTTTCCCCGCGGCCCGTTGGGACAGTACATATTGTTGCATCTGTTCGGAATCTGTAAAAATCTTCATCTTAACGGAAACTGTGCTTTTCAGTGGGGAAGCTGCCATCTTTTACTTCCTGATGGTATTGCTGGAATGCCTTGATAATCTCAGGCCCGAGGTTGGCATATTGCTTGACAAAAGAGGGCCTGAAACGATCAAAAAGACCTAAAAGATCATGAAGTACCAGTACCTGTCCGTCACAGGCAGGACCAGCGCCGATGCCGATGGTCGGGATACTGACTGAACTGGTGATTTCCGCCGCAATGTCAGCGGGGACACATTCGATAACCAGTCCAAAGGCTCCCGCATCAGTAACGGCTTTGGCATCCGCCAGCAGCTGTTCCTTTTCTCTCTGGACCCGGTAACCGCCCAGCTGATTGACGGCCTGGGGGGTCAGGCCGATATGGGCCAGTACCGGAATTCCGATGGTTGTCAGGGCCTCAATGGTGGCCGCCATGGAAACGCCACCTTCCAGCTTGACGGCTGCGGCGCCGGTTTGCTGCATGATCTTGCCTGCCTGACGTTTGGCATCTTCAATACTGATCTGATAACTCATGAACGGCATGTCGATGACTACCAGAGCCCGGCTGTTTCCCCGCATGACGGCTTTGCCGTGATAGATCATTTCATCGACGGTAACCGGCAGGGTATTAGGATAACCGGCAACCACCACCCCAACAGAATCTCCCACCAGGATCATATCAATGCCGCTCTGGTCAAGGAAACGGGCAAAGGGGTAATCGTAGCCGGTGACCATCGATATTTTTTCTCCCCTGGTTTTCATTTCCTGAATTCGGGCGATAGTAACAGGTTTATCTGTCATCAGAGTTCTCCTTTGGGTCCTCTCAAAAATAACTTCACATTTTGGCATCTCATCTTCAGGCTGTCTTTGCACGATCCTCAATCACAAAGTCCTCAAAATAGCTCACTATTCCTGCGGCTTTGCTCAATCGGATCGCACAAATCAAACCCAAATCTGAGCGCCAATTCTGCGAACTTATTTTTGAGAGAACCCTTAGTTTTTGGCACCAGCCACAAAAAAAGCCTGCCGGAAATGAAATGGCAGGCTACACTTACGAACATGGACAGGCCAAAGTTGTCGGCCAGATTCGCGAATTACAATACGGTTGTGTATGACCTACCGTCTCAGTCCCTTCATGATCGGGGATCCAAGCGGTTTTATCGCGGTCAGGGGCTTATGTTTCGAGCCCCAACAGTTTTTGTGTGCGTATCTTTCTCGAATGTACCTTTATCTTAAATTGAGCGATTAGCTTTTAGCCGTTAGCTTTTAGCCGTTAGCTATTAGTTTAATGATTAAAGCGATTTCACTATATATATACTGTTTACCTGCTGGGTACTGTGTATTGTTAACGTAATACCTTAATTTTACTCAGCTAAATGCTAAATGCTAAGAGCTAAATGCTAAGAGCTAAATGCTAATTGCTTAACTTAGGTTTAGCTTATGGTTTAGTCATCGATTCAATGGCCAGGCTGGAGAGCCAGCTGACCGTCGATTCCGCTGGAACCCGGCTGGTATTAAGGACCACGTGGTAGCTTAAAGGATCCGCCCAGTCTTTTTTAAAATAATATTTAATGTATTCACGACTTTTCTTATCCATCTCTCTGACCAGTTTTTCAGCCTGTGATTCGCTCAGGTTGAGGTTCTCACCCATGGTTCTTTTAACCCGATCCTCAAAGGCTCCAACGATACGGATATGGATAGTGTTCGGATTATCTTGCAGAATACACTGACCACCCCGGCCAACAATCAAAACATGTTGCCGCTGACCCAGACTGGTAATTATCCGGATGATCATTTCCCGGTAGATATCACTGTCAATCCATCCCTGAGAGCCAAGGGCAAAGGGGATTTTCTTACGGTCATCGTAGGTTGTTTCTTCGGGTAATTCCTCAGGTTCTTTATCCTTTTCCTGCTTGAGAAAATCATAATCAATAACTCTGGACAGATAAGCCCGCAGACTGATGTGGCGTTCCTCTTCATAATCAAGGACATTATCAGTGCTGACCTTGGCCTGGGCGGCTACCTGTTCAACAATCTGTTTGTCGAAATAATCTACATTCAGCACTTTAGCCAGCTTTTTGGCGATTTCCAGGCCTCCAGAAGCGAATTCTTTCGAAATAGTTATAACCGGCATCAAGATATCCTCCCTTGCAGGGCGTATGGTTCGGAAAAATCCGATTTCCCCGAACCTGAGATGGAATTGGAAAAGCTGTCATTCCATAAACAATTTTCTTAGGATTGTCAAATAAAAATCTCCAAAGAAGAAGGGGACAGGGTCATTTTTTATCCCGGGATAAAAAATGACCCTGCCCCCTTACAGTCCCGCAAGCCCGGAACATACTTGCCGGGAAGGGAGAAAAAGTATATGGTAGTCCGGAAGCGATGAAGTAGCGATCTTATTCAGGCGCTGTCGGGGAAGAAAGGGGATTGGTTATGTATTGTCCTGCATGTAAATTGTGGTTTTCGGAAGATGGTGCGAGTGTTTGTCCTGCTTGTGGGGGATTGTTGCAGCCCGAGGTGGACAATAGTCCTCAC encodes the following:
- the panD gene encoding aspartate 1-decarboxylase; this encodes MLRTMFKSKIHRATVTDANLGYEGSITIDKTLIDAADILPYELVHIYNLTNGERFSTYVIEGEADGGEICINGAAAHKARKGDMVIIASYVQVDNREIAELKPIVILVDSKNQRVKNA
- a CDS encoding cytidylate kinase-like family protein; translation: MPVITISKEFASGGLEIAKKLAKVLNVDYFDKQIVEQVAAQAKVSTDNVLDYEEERHISLRAYLSRVIDYDFLKQEKDKEPEELPEETTYDDRKKIPFALGSQGWIDSDIYREMIIRIITSLGQRQHVLIVGRGGQCILQDNPNTIHIRIVGAFEDRVKRTMGENLNLSESQAEKLVREMDKKSREYIKYYFKKDWADPLSYHVVLNTSRVPAESTVSWLSSLAIESMTKP
- the rpsU gene encoding 30S ribosomal protein S21; translated protein: MEIKVIDNDVERAIKLLKNKLNKSGLFRELKKRRHYEKPSVRKKKKHLEALKRLAKKRRYGIN
- the holA gene encoding DNA polymerase III subunit delta, which translates into the protein MLSRLDKNLKQAASLGAEFGCCLVYGQEDYPVSYLFSSLKKLIQQQETITVEQYDYSQVSLEEILFNWDALSLFAEKKIIVLSHLDRLKKNDAKLLQEWLDAHHDTSGLFLFFTAVKVDGRLPFVKAVKKYGEVIKTDHLPPAEVRKLMARHGEKYDVSFAPQVIDTLMHYHDGNLQLIFREAEKLALFVGSGGVVKSEELELLGCGTAAGNIFTLVDELGAGNVKKSLQLLNRLLQDKTVPLVILSMVVRHYRLLALASSPSSRGKSAGDLARTLRVPPFVVQKIRRQLNKFPLSRLSDSFSLLSEVDFRLKSSKIPEPIIMEDMVLTLCRGNARDS
- a CDS encoding HD domain-containing protein, with translation MIPDLETSFSLLRERSVPVHIVGHSVAVAKISLILGEALNDIGRQQNMALLAAAGVLHDIAKFATLKTGEDHARVGADWLDEKGLKPVAWVVRHHVRLQLDLLQPVDEKELVFYADKRVQHEKIVTLLQRFIDLQDRYGENVAALGSLEAMKEITLGLENKIFTGLSWLPEEMGLQVESVGRDYPGLTGHYYQQLEELYEKYIDNHVEI
- the panC gene encoding pantoate--beta-alanine ligase, whose amino-acid sequence is MKIFTDSEQMQQYVLSQRAAGKTIALIPTMGYLHRGHATLMEQARPTAEIVIVSIFVNPLQFGPREDLDIYPRDFEGDCRTCEQAGVDIIFSPRMPDIYPAGFQTEVSVAKITRGLCGAHRPGHFNGVTTVVAKLFNLTLPNKAFFGEKDYQQLAAIRQMVNDLNFPIEIIGVPIVREADGLAMSSRNVYLSPSQRKAALSLSRGLFRAREAFKQGERQSSILRQTVRNTIQADSDQDCRLEYLAVCDPETLVEIEQIEKGAVIALAVRVGKTRLIDNILLRYTV
- the panB gene encoding 3-methyl-2-oxobutanoate hydroxymethyltransferase; the protein is MTDKPVTIARIQEMKTRGEKISMVTGYDYPFARFLDQSGIDMILVGDSVGVVVAGYPNTLPVTVDEMIYHGKAVMRGNSRALVVIDMPFMSYQISIEDAKRQAGKIMQQTGAAAVKLEGGVSMAATIEALTTIGIPVLAHIGLTPQAVNQLGGYRVQREKEQLLADAKAVTDAGAFGLVIECVPADIAAEITSSVSIPTIGIGAGPACDGQVLVLHDLLGLFDRFRPSFVKQYANLGPEIIKAFQQYHQEVKDGSFPTEKHSFR